One Paenibacillus sp. FSL H7-0737 DNA segment encodes these proteins:
- a CDS encoding spore coat protein: protein MNAQNPAAFMPDEDLMNTILCDLKRTVREYATAATESACPAVRRVFNDMTMNTLRLQGELYTQMSQLNMYPAPAKALRQDVDKQLQTAQQLQQKAGQFVQQKTGQAGSFAHNANAHLHSNGQHQPSHLM from the coding sequence ATGAATGCACAGAATCCAGCAGCATTTATGCCAGATGAGGATTTAATGAACACCATTTTGTGTGATTTGAAGCGGACGGTCCGTGAGTATGCGACAGCTGCTACGGAATCGGCATGTCCAGCGGTTCGTCGGGTGTTTAACGACATGACCATGAACACGCTTCGACTTCAGGGCGAGCTTTATACGCAGATGTCCCAACTGAATATGTATCCTGCACCTGCAAAAGCATTGCGCCAAGATGTAGACAAACAGCTCCAAACTGCACAGCAATTGCAGCAAAAAGCCGGACAATTTGTTCAGCAAAAAACCGGACAAGCTGGATCCTTTGCTCACAATGCGAACGCTCATCTTCATTCGAATGGGCAACATCAACCGTCTCATTTAATGTAA
- a CDS encoding Lrp/AsnC family transcriptional regulator: MKEMNELKRKVLELLKEDARRSTALLATLLGEEEEDVKTAIGQLEKDHVIVKYAAVVNWDKVDDEKVTALIEVQITPERGRGFEGIAERIYLYPQVKSVYLMSGAYDLLVEVEGRNLREVANFVSEKLSPIDSVLSTKTNFTLKKYKQDGIIFEEHEEDNRLMISP, encoded by the coding sequence ATGAAGGAAATGAACGAACTAAAGAGGAAAGTGCTGGAACTGCTTAAAGAGGACGCGAGAAGATCTACTGCACTCTTAGCTACGCTGCTTGGCGAGGAAGAAGAAGACGTAAAGACGGCGATTGGGCAATTAGAGAAGGACCATGTAATTGTTAAGTATGCAGCCGTTGTAAACTGGGATAAAGTCGATGACGAGAAAGTGACAGCGCTGATTGAGGTACAGATTACACCCGAACGGGGTCGCGGATTTGAAGGCATTGCCGAGAGAATCTACCTGTATCCACAAGTGAAATCCGTTTATCTGATGTCAGGTGCTTACGATCTTCTGGTAGAAGTGGAAGGCCGAAACTTACGTGAAGTGGCCAATTTTGTATCCGAGAAGCTGTCTCCAATTGATTCAGTACTCTCAACTAAAACGAATTTTACCCTTAAAAAATACAAACAGGATGGGATCATCTTCGAGGAGCATGAGGAAGACAACCGTCTGATGATCTCTCCATAA
- a CDS encoding aminotransferase class I/II-fold pyridoxal phosphate-dependent enzyme, whose translation MITNKTQLTGEDSKSMNSYLAPLVQQIQPSGIRKFFDLAAGSKDIISLGVGEPDFKTPWHVREACVYSLERGFTGYTSNAGMPELREGIANYLHTRFAVEYDPANQIIATVGGSEAIDLALRALITPGDEILIPEPCYISYSPITAIGGGIPVGIETIGENDFKLTAESLEAKITPRSKVLILCYPSNPTGSVMTREDWEPIAKVVEKHDLIVISDEIYAELTYGINHVSFASLPGMMDRTILVSGFSKAFAMTGWRMGYACGHPDLISAMLKIHQYTVMCAPSMGQVAALEALTNGMEEKDRMVDSYNQRRRLIVKGLRDAGLECHEPQGAFYAFPSVRKTGLTSDQFAQRLLLEYKVAAVPGSVFGLGGEGYLRCSYATSVAQLNEAIERIGAFVTQLERERME comes from the coding sequence ATGATCACGAACAAAACGCAGCTAACCGGAGAAGACAGCAAATCAATGAATTCTTATTTGGCCCCGCTGGTACAGCAAATTCAGCCTTCGGGTATTCGTAAGTTTTTTGATCTGGCTGCAGGCAGCAAGGATATCATATCACTCGGAGTCGGGGAACCTGATTTTAAGACCCCGTGGCATGTCAGAGAAGCTTGTGTCTATTCGCTGGAAAGAGGATTTACAGGCTATACATCCAACGCAGGAATGCCTGAACTAAGGGAGGGTATTGCGAACTATTTGCACACCCGTTTTGCAGTGGAGTATGATCCTGCCAATCAAATTATAGCAACGGTCGGCGGAAGTGAGGCTATCGATCTGGCTCTGCGCGCTTTGATCACGCCGGGCGATGAGATCCTCATACCAGAACCTTGCTATATTTCTTATTCGCCGATAACGGCAATTGGTGGAGGTATTCCTGTAGGTATCGAAACCATCGGAGAGAATGACTTTAAACTTACTGCAGAGAGTTTGGAAGCGAAGATTACTCCACGCTCCAAAGTTCTAATTCTGTGCTACCCGAGCAACCCAACGGGAAGTGTTATGACCCGAGAGGATTGGGAGCCGATCGCCAAGGTTGTAGAGAAGCATGATCTTATTGTAATTTCGGATGAGATCTATGCGGAATTAACGTATGGAATTAATCATGTCAGCTTTGCCTCATTACCAGGTATGATGGACCGTACGATTTTGGTCAGCGGTTTCTCCAAGGCTTTTGCCATGACTGGATGGAGAATGGGTTATGCTTGTGGTCACCCTGATTTGATCTCCGCTATGCTTAAGATTCACCAGTACACTGTGATGTGTGCTCCTTCTATGGGCCAGGTGGCTGCACTTGAGGCACTGACCAATGGGATGGAAGAGAAGGATCGAATGGTCGATTCTTATAATCAACGGCGGAGGCTGATTGTTAAGGGTTTGCGTGATGCGGGACTGGAGTGCCATGAACCACAAGGTGCATTTTATGCTTTTCCAAGCGTGCGCAAGACAGGACTGACATCTGATCAGTTTGCACAACGATTATTGCTTGAATATAAGGTGGCAGCTGTACCTGGAAGTGTCTTTGGTTTAGGTGGTGAAGGTTACTTACGCTGCTCCTATGCTACATCAGTAGCTCAACTGAATGAAGCTATAGAACGCATTGGTGCTTTTGTCACACAACTGGAACGAGAGAGAATGGAATAG
- a CDS encoding aspartyl-phosphate phosphatase Spo0E family protein, producing MSPKGDASARILSLEDEIRILRSKMEQLFLQEKSFTSDNVIEISSLLDLKINEYMKGRPVGK from the coding sequence CTGTCCCCCAAGGGTGATGCTTCTGCTCGCATACTCTCTCTGGAAGATGAAATTAGAATACTCCGTAGCAAAATGGAGCAGCTTTTTTTGCAGGAAAAATCATTCACTTCAGATAATGTGATTGAAATTAGCAGTTTACTGGATCTCAAGATAAATGAATACATGAAGGGGCGTCCAGTTGGAAAATAA
- a CDS encoding cob(I)yrinic acid a,c-diamide adenosyltransferase — MVIYTRTGDAGQTSVIGGRVGKDDVRVEAYGTIDELNCFVGQARSLMEDDQFDDVREQLLEIQHELFDCGTDLAFIKLGDGGQYMVTSEMAKRLEGWIDELQAENPPLEKFILPGGSPLASVLHVCRTVCRRAERRAVTLGRNADINPEAVIYLNRLSDYFFALARTANTRAGITDVEYIRSKKVFRD, encoded by the coding sequence ATGGTGATCTATACACGCACGGGTGATGCGGGTCAAACTTCAGTGATTGGCGGCCGGGTTGGTAAGGACGATGTCCGAGTTGAAGCCTACGGAACGATCGATGAACTGAATTGCTTTGTAGGTCAGGCAAGGAGCCTGATGGAGGACGATCAGTTTGATGATGTACGCGAGCAGCTGCTGGAAATTCAGCATGAGCTATTCGATTGCGGAACCGATCTGGCTTTTATTAAGCTAGGTGATGGTGGTCAATATATGGTAACAAGTGAGATGGCTAAACGGTTGGAGGGCTGGATTGATGAGCTTCAAGCAGAGAATCCACCACTAGAAAAATTCATCCTCCCTGGGGGCAGTCCGTTGGCTTCGGTTCTACATGTGTGCCGTACGGTTTGCCGCCGGGCGGAACGCCGGGCAGTTACACTTGGACGAAATGCAGACATTAATCCGGAAGCGGTTATTTATTTGAACCGGTTATCCGATTATTTCTTTGCACTGGCTAGGACGGCTAATACACGGGCAGGGATTACTGATGTAGAATACATTCGCAGTAAAAAGGTGTTCCGAGACTAA
- a CDS encoding RluA family pseudouridine synthase: MTSYYSPITYIIPPEEDDWLLKTILHKRMDVSRKLLSRLKQTEQGITLNGERVYISVHVKAGDIVQIRMETETSDDILPQPIPFEILFEDEHLLVVNKAAGIIVHPTHGHYTDTLANGVVHYWAQKNERFRFRPVHRLDQETSGVLVIAKNPYSHQHISEQMIAGTVDKRYAAFVHGAPVEPFGDIDGPIDRDPEEPHRRIVTPEGYPSLTRYEVKTVYAQGSKVELKLESGRTHQIRVHMTSIGCPLIGDSMYRHELYNLPELTLTQSEQLESVTALDASITRQALHAVRLTFKHPVLLQEMIFEAPLPPDMAALENVLEQGPKANLR; this comes from the coding sequence ATGACTAGCTATTATTCACCAATTACTTACATTATACCGCCAGAAGAGGATGACTGGTTGCTGAAGACGATCCTGCATAAACGGATGGATGTCTCACGTAAATTGTTGTCACGCCTTAAGCAAACAGAACAAGGGATTACATTAAATGGAGAGCGTGTTTATATCAGCGTACATGTTAAGGCAGGCGATATTGTACAGATTCGCATGGAAACAGAGACTTCGGATGATATTTTACCGCAGCCGATTCCCTTTGAAATTCTATTTGAAGATGAGCATCTGCTCGTAGTAAACAAGGCAGCAGGGATCATCGTGCATCCCACACACGGACATTACACTGATACGCTGGCTAACGGAGTAGTTCATTATTGGGCGCAAAAAAATGAACGTTTCCGCTTTCGACCCGTCCATCGTCTGGACCAGGAAACCTCCGGTGTGTTAGTCATCGCCAAGAATCCGTATAGCCATCAGCATATTTCTGAGCAGATGATTGCGGGTACAGTGGACAAACGTTATGCTGCATTTGTTCATGGGGCTCCTGTGGAGCCTTTCGGCGATATCGACGGACCTATTGACCGTGATCCTGAGGAGCCTCATCGGCGTATCGTGACACCGGAAGGTTATCCTTCTCTGACCCGGTATGAGGTTAAAACCGTATACGCACAAGGTTCAAAAGTTGAACTGAAGCTGGAGAGTGGTCGTACTCATCAGATTCGGGTCCATATGACCTCTATCGGCTGTCCTTTGATTGGTGACAGCATGTATCGTCATGAGCTGTATAATCTACCGGAATTGACTTTAACTCAAAGTGAACAGTTGGAGTCCGTTACAGCACTAGATGCCTCTATAACCCGTCAAGCACTGCACGCGGTGCGTCTGACGTTCAAGCATCCGGTGCTGCTGCAGGAAATGATTTTTGAAGCTCCTTTGCCGCCTGATATGGCGGCCTTGGAGAATGTATTGGAGCAAGGCCCGAAAGCGAATTTGAGGTAA
- a CDS encoding arsenate reductase family protein: protein MSKLKVYQYPKCSTCRSAVKWLQAQGHELELQNIAEQPPTVEELRELLANSGLELKKFFNTSGEVYKALGLKDKMAQLSEQEKLELLASHGMLNKRPIVTDGVKVTVGFKEDQYAEAWTNTSKV from the coding sequence ATGAGCAAGCTAAAAGTATATCAATATCCAAAATGCAGCACCTGCCGCAGTGCAGTAAAATGGCTACAAGCTCAAGGTCATGAGCTAGAGCTTCAAAACATCGCAGAACAGCCGCCTACCGTTGAGGAGCTGCGTGAATTGCTGGCCAATAGCGGACTTGAGCTGAAAAAGTTTTTTAATACAAGTGGTGAAGTCTATAAAGCATTGGGTCTTAAGGACAAAATGGCACAGCTTAGTGAGCAGGAGAAGCTTGAGCTGCTCGCAAGCCATGGTATGCTAAATAAACGTCCGATTGTCACTGATGGCGTTAAAGTTACGGTAGGCTTTAAAGAAGATCAATATGCTGAAGCTTGGACCAATACTTCCAAAGTATAA
- a CDS encoding glycoside hydrolase family 36 protein: MKTLINNDCPHVTLISDNPFFESTNTVETIEENLFLIHIRLTALQKDYPPVCRIEWSIPAVDIHSLWHPGTDRNKAFQVDWGDGFQSKSTSLAPVASLFNLSGQNRMTFAFSDALNNVSIKAGIHEEDSSFLCSVTLFEEALPKMDHYEATLRIDHRNIPYHKALEDVTLWWETLPGYKPAVVPDVALRPMYSTWYSFHQALNAAELEEQCRLAKELGCDSIIVDDGWQTDDNNRGYAFTGDWEVYDGKIPDMKSHVEAVHRLDMKYMLWYSVPFVGKCSKVWGQFENKLLRVDEKLNAGVLDPRYPDVREYLIHTYEQAVTGWDIDGLKLDFVDSFRLSPDQKEGTAEGRDYESVPEAVDRLLSDVMDRLKAIKPDILIEFRQTYIGPLMRKYGNMFRANDCPNDSIQNRVRTLDLRLLSGNTAVHSDMIMFNPNEPLESAAMQLINVIFSVPQISLRLNDIGEDYLAMLRFWLAFSREHSDVLLRGALYPQQPELLYPLVTARKDDIQIIAIYADAVVPIDQDASQLFIVNGTYSEKLVIRSSLSPAYYKIQVKDCCGQLISLQTQQINKGLLEVPVPKAGIISFTRVPSSL; encoded by the coding sequence ATGAAAACTTTAATCAACAACGACTGTCCCCATGTAACTCTTATTAGCGACAACCCTTTCTTTGAGAGCACTAACACTGTTGAGACCATCGAGGAGAATCTTTTTCTGATTCATATCCGGTTAACAGCCTTGCAAAAAGATTATCCGCCCGTGTGCCGTATAGAGTGGTCTATTCCCGCAGTTGACATCCATTCCCTGTGGCATCCGGGAACGGACCGAAATAAAGCTTTTCAGGTAGATTGGGGCGATGGCTTCCAATCCAAAAGCACTTCTCTCGCGCCAGTAGCTTCCCTGTTCAACTTAAGCGGACAGAACCGCATGACCTTTGCTTTTAGTGATGCCTTGAACAATGTGTCCATTAAAGCCGGTATCCATGAAGAGGATTCCAGCTTCCTATGCTCTGTAACCCTGTTCGAAGAAGCCCTACCGAAGATGGACCATTATGAAGCTACACTTCGGATCGACCATAGAAATATTCCATACCATAAGGCGTTGGAGGATGTAACATTATGGTGGGAGACCTTACCCGGCTATAAACCGGCCGTAGTCCCTGATGTAGCCTTACGTCCTATGTACTCTACCTGGTATTCCTTCCACCAAGCGTTGAACGCCGCCGAATTAGAGGAGCAATGTAGACTTGCTAAGGAACTCGGCTGTGACAGCATTATCGTCGATGACGGCTGGCAAACAGACGACAACAATCGGGGTTACGCTTTTACTGGCGACTGGGAGGTTTATGATGGTAAGATTCCAGACATGAAATCGCATGTCGAAGCTGTTCATCGACTTGACATGAAATACATGCTTTGGTATTCCGTTCCGTTTGTAGGCAAATGCAGCAAGGTATGGGGTCAATTTGAGAATAAGCTGCTTCGCGTAGATGAAAAACTAAACGCCGGCGTGCTTGATCCTCGTTACCCAGATGTACGGGAGTATTTGATCCACACCTACGAACAGGCCGTTACAGGCTGGGATATCGACGGACTAAAGTTGGATTTCGTGGACAGCTTCAGACTCAGTCCAGATCAGAAGGAAGGAACTGCAGAGGGTAGGGATTACGAATCGGTGCCGGAAGCAGTTGACCGCTTGCTCTCCGATGTTATGGATCGATTAAAAGCCATCAAACCTGATATTCTGATTGAATTCCGCCAGACCTATATAGGCCCTCTGATGCGAAAATACGGCAACATGTTCCGAGCGAACGACTGCCCTAATGATTCTATTCAGAACAGAGTCCGTACACTTGACCTGCGTCTTCTGTCAGGAAATACAGCTGTTCATTCCGATATGATCATGTTTAACCCGAATGAACCTTTAGAGAGTGCGGCCATGCAATTGATCAACGTGATCTTCTCTGTTCCGCAAATCTCCCTGCGTCTTAATGACATCGGGGAGGATTATTTAGCTATGCTGCGTTTCTGGCTAGCTTTCAGCAGGGAGCATAGCGATGTTCTGCTCAGAGGAGCGTTATACCCACAGCAACCGGAGTTACTATATCCTTTAGTGACTGCACGAAAAGACGACATACAAATTATCGCTATCTATGCCGATGCTGTTGTTCCTATAGATCAGGATGCTTCCCAATTATTCATTGTGAACGGAACCTATAGCGAAAAGCTAGTCATCCGAAGCTCCCTTTCCCCTGCGTACTACAAGATACAGGTTAAAGATTGTTGCGGACAACTCATCAGCTTACAAACCCAGCAAATCAACAAAGGATTACTTGAAGTGCCAGTTCCTAAGGCGGGGATAATTAGCTTTACCCGAGTACCTAGCTCCCTGTAA